One genomic window of Ignavibacteriota bacterium includes the following:
- a CDS encoding glycosyltransferase, producing the protein MSDTAGRLRIVLVGTAYPLRGGIAHYVGLLWKYLSRKHDVSIVTFSRQYPKILFPGKTQDESGDAGIPVESAQWIDSINPWTWIRTGFRIRAQHPDLLVFKFWMPFFAPSYGVIAAIARFRRPDTQAVFICDNVIPHEKRPGDKLLTQFAFRFIDGYVVQSRAVERDLRLWKKDPLLAYLPHPVYEIFGEELARDEARARLNALFPSMALRPDERLLLFFGYVRDYKGLDVLLDAMPEIRRRTGARLLVVGEFYNNEAAFRDQARRLGLDDCVYFHAEYVPNEQVGLYFSASDVLTLPYKTATQSGIIQIAYNFHRPVIATDVGGLGEVIVDGKTGAMVPHLDPSAIAEAVSRFYDEALFDTWRSGVIDEKKKYSWDFMADGIVTLYHACLDRGGRGARAQ; encoded by the coding sequence ATGAGCGACACTGCAGGACGCCTGCGCATCGTTCTTGTCGGCACCGCGTATCCGCTCCGGGGCGGTATCGCGCATTACGTCGGACTCCTCTGGAAGTACCTCTCGCGGAAACACGACGTGTCCATCGTCACCTTCTCGCGGCAGTACCCGAAAATTCTGTTCCCGGGCAAGACGCAGGACGAGAGCGGCGACGCGGGCATCCCCGTCGAGAGCGCGCAGTGGATCGATTCGATCAATCCGTGGACTTGGATACGCACGGGTTTCCGCATCCGCGCGCAACATCCGGACCTGCTCGTCTTCAAATTCTGGATGCCGTTTTTTGCGCCCTCGTACGGCGTGATCGCCGCAATCGCGCGTTTCCGGCGTCCGGATACACAGGCCGTGTTTATCTGCGATAATGTGATCCCGCATGAAAAGCGCCCGGGCGACAAACTGCTGACGCAGTTCGCCTTCCGATTCATCGACGGATACGTCGTGCAGTCGCGCGCCGTCGAGCGCGACCTGCGGCTCTGGAAAAAGGATCCGCTGCTGGCCTATCTCCCGCATCCCGTGTACGAGATCTTCGGCGAGGAACTCGCGCGCGACGAGGCCCGCGCGCGGCTCAACGCGCTGTTCCCGTCGATGGCGCTGCGTCCCGACGAGCGGCTGCTGCTCTTCTTCGGCTACGTGCGCGACTACAAGGGGCTCGACGTGCTGCTCGACGCTATGCCCGAGATACGCCGCCGCACCGGCGCGCGCCTGTTGGTGGTGGGCGAGTTCTACAACAACGAGGCTGCCTTCCGCGATCAGGCGCGGCGACTCGGCCTCGACGACTGCGTGTACTTCCACGCCGAGTATGTGCCGAACGAACAGGTCGGGCTCTACTTCTCGGCCTCCGATGTGTTGACACTGCCGTACAAGACCGCGACACAAAGCGGCATCATTCAGATCGCGTACAACTTCCACCGTCCGGTGATAGCGACCGACGTGGGCGGACTCGGTGAGGTGATTGTGGACGGGAAGACGGGCGCCATGGTGCCGCACCTGGATCCGTCCGCCATCGCGGAGGCCGTGTCGCGCTTCTACGACGAGGCGCTCTTCGACACGTGGCGTTCGGGTGTGATCGACGAAAAGAAAAAATACTCGTGGGACTTCATGGCCGACGGCATCGTGACACTGTATCACGCGTGC
- a CDS encoding glycosyltransferase family 9 protein translates to MQDLGYKSDCRYFRGDIPCAPHKSGGYHCDSCPYYEQTDRNILIIKLGAVGDVIRTTPLLRKLRTLYPHARVWWMTHTPDVLPPMVDVKMRFDMASVISVMAVNFDLLINLDKDREACALADRIEASVKRGFVLRNGICAPTDEYARHKFLTGIFDDLNKLNTKHYVQEIFEICGYLWEGEEYILEADSGHPFGLDRSRPVVGLNTGCGGRWTSRLWPDEYWVQLATALRAAGCTPLFLGGEQEHEKNTRLAAASGGEYLGHFPLRTFIGLMNECDVVVTAVTMAMHIAIGLRKKLVLFNNIFNPREFELYGRGEILAPAKECTCFFRPTCVNNEYRCMEHLAPETVLAAVQRCLPAHVG, encoded by the coding sequence ATGCAGGACCTGGGCTACAAATCCGACTGCCGCTACTTCCGCGGCGACATCCCGTGCGCGCCGCACAAGAGCGGCGGTTATCATTGCGACTCCTGCCCCTACTACGAGCAGACCGACCGCAACATCCTGATCATCAAGCTCGGCGCGGTGGGCGACGTGATCCGCACCACGCCGCTGCTGCGCAAGCTCCGCACGCTGTATCCGCACGCGCGCGTGTGGTGGATGACACACACGCCCGACGTGCTCCCGCCCATGGTCGACGTGAAGATGCGTTTCGACATGGCGAGTGTCATTTCGGTGATGGCCGTCAATTTCGACCTCCTCATCAATCTCGACAAGGATCGCGAGGCCTGCGCGCTTGCCGACCGCATCGAGGCGAGTGTCAAGCGCGGCTTTGTGCTGCGCAACGGCATCTGCGCGCCCACCGACGAATACGCGCGACATAAATTCCTCACGGGAATTTTCGACGACCTCAACAAGCTCAACACCAAACACTACGTGCAGGAGATCTTCGAGATCTGCGGCTACCTGTGGGAAGGCGAGGAGTACATCCTCGAAGCCGACAGCGGACACCCGTTTGGTCTCGACCGGTCGCGCCCCGTGGTCGGACTCAACACCGGCTGCGGCGGACGATGGACGAGCCGCCTCTGGCCCGACGAATACTGGGTGCAGCTCGCGACCGCACTTCGCGCCGCAGGATGCACACCGCTCTTCCTCGGCGGCGAGCAGGAGCACGAAAAAAACACGCGCCTCGCGGCGGCCTCGGGCGGCGAATACCTCGGACATTTTCCGCTGCGCACCTTCATCGGCCTGATGAACGAGTGCGACGTGGTGGTGACCGCCGTCACCATGGCGATGCACATCGCGATAGGACTCCGGAAAAAACTGGTGCTGTTCAACAACATATTTAATCCGCGCGAGTTCGAGTTGTACGGCCGCGGCGAAATACTGGCTCCGGCGAAGGAATGCACCTGCTTCTTCCGTCCCACCTGCGTGAACAACGAATACCGCTGCATGGAGCACCTCGCCCCTGAAACCGTGCTCGCTGCCGTGCAGCGCTGCCTGCCGGCGCACGTCGGCTGA
- a CDS encoding glycosyltransferase family 2 protein, giving the protein MSDVNDQPQQTATDRPTCDISIVVPLYNEVESLPELASRISDVLARITEAWEVWFIDDGSTDGSSDTIAGLHARDARYKLVRFRRNYGKSAALAVGFERARGAYVITMDADLQDDPEEIPNLIAKIDEGFDMVSGWKKKRYDPISKTIPSKFFNFVTGRISGIDIHDFNCGLKAYRFDVIKSVEVYGEMHRYIPVLAKMAGFTVDEIPVLHHARKYGKTKFGLSRFFKGFLDLLSVMFTSRYTQRPLHVFGTIGSILLVLGIVINAWLTVEWLLGMPISNRPLLFLGILLMLVGIQLISTGLLAEMIAKREQRTSDYLIKDALG; this is encoded by the coding sequence ATGTCCGACGTGAACGACCAGCCCCAGCAGACAGCGACAGATCGCCCCACTTGCGACATTTCCATTGTCGTTCCTCTCTATAATGAGGTCGAGTCGCTGCCCGAACTCGCATCACGCATCAGCGATGTGCTCGCGCGCATTACCGAGGCATGGGAGGTCTGGTTCATCGACGACGGCAGCACAGACGGGTCCTCCGACACCATCGCCGGCCTCCATGCGCGCGACGCCCGCTACAAGCTGGTACGCTTCAGGCGGAATTACGGGAAGTCGGCCGCCCTCGCCGTGGGTTTCGAACGCGCGCGCGGCGCGTATGTGATCACGATGGACGCGGATCTGCAGGACGATCCCGAGGAAATCCCGAATCTCATCGCCAAGATCGACGAGGGATTCGACATGGTGTCGGGCTGGAAAAAGAAACGCTACGATCCCATCTCGAAGACCATTCCGTCGAAATTTTTCAACTTCGTCACCGGCAGAATCTCGGGCATCGACATACACGATTTCAACTGCGGTCTGAAGGCGTACCGCTTCGACGTGATCAAAAGCGTCGAGGTATATGGCGAAATGCACCGCTACATTCCCGTGCTCGCAAAGATGGCCGGCTTCACGGTCGACGAAATCCCGGTCCTCCATCACGCGCGGAAATACGGGAAGACCAAGTTCGGCCTGAGTCGCTTCTTCAAGGGTTTTCTGGATCTGCTCAGCGTGATGTTCACCTCGCGCTACACGCAGCGGCCTCTGCACGTGTTCGGCACGATCGGATCGATCCTGCTTGTGCTCGGCATCGTGATCAACGCCTGGCTCACCGTCGAGTGGCTGCTCGGCATGCCCATCAGCAACCGGCCGCTTCTTTTCCTCGGCATCCTGCTCATGCTGGTCGGCATTCAGCTCATCTCCACCGGACTGCTCGCCGAGATGATCGCAAAACGCGAGCAGCGCACCAGCGATTATCTCATCAAGGACGCGCTCGGCTGA